From a single Georhizobium profundi genomic region:
- the recG gene encoding ATP-dependent DNA helicase RecG, which translates to MRPSELDPFFVPVASRPGIGPKLADLIARLTGRDGAEETRVVDLMFLAPHSIIDRSQQPGIASAPEGLIVTLKVTIDRHQPGPRGKPNVPYRVFASDETGEIALTFFRAKTDWLKHALPIGETVLVSGKVDWFNGRPSMVHPDHMVREADAASMPFVEPVYPLTAGLSPKVLRRAIDGALETLPVINEWIDPGIVTRHGFPDFHEALRDLHTPQSAADLEPRNSFRSRLAYDELLAGQLSLAMVRQRIRKLSGRPVIGTGRLSGKVSANLPFKLTGGQLKAVDVILADMRADERMLRLLQGDVGSGKTVVALMAMLAAVEAGGQAVLMAPTEILARQHLATIEKLTAGLEIGVDILTGRAGSRERAAVLGRIESGDAQIVVGTHALFQDTVTFKDLMLAVVDEQHRFGVHQRLRLTAKGTAPHMLVMTATPIPRTLVLAAFGDMDVSRLTEKPAGRKPIQTVTVPDERIGEMVDRLSAAVAEGKKAYWICPLVEESEVSDLMSADERHKLLASVLGPKVGLVHGRMSGPEKDAAMMAFKNGETRLLVATTVIEVGVDVPDATIIVIEHAERFGLAQLHQLRGRVGRGDEASSCILLYKSPLSETGRARLGVMRDTEDGFVIAEEDLKLRGEGELLGTRQSGTPGFRFASLETHGDLLETARNDARYILETDPELASPRGQALRALLYLFRRDEAIRLLRAG; encoded by the coding sequence ATGCGTCCCAGCGAACTCGACCCCTTCTTTGTTCCCGTTGCGAGCCGACCCGGTATCGGGCCGAAGCTCGCAGACCTGATTGCGCGCCTGACCGGCCGTGACGGGGCGGAGGAGACGCGCGTCGTCGATCTCATGTTTCTCGCGCCGCACTCGATCATCGACCGCAGCCAGCAGCCGGGCATCGCGTCTGCGCCCGAAGGACTGATCGTGACGCTCAAGGTGACGATCGACCGTCACCAGCCCGGCCCGCGCGGCAAACCCAACGTGCCGTATCGCGTCTTTGCCTCCGACGAGACGGGCGAGATCGCGCTGACCTTCTTTCGCGCGAAAACCGACTGGCTGAAACATGCGCTGCCGATCGGCGAGACCGTGCTCGTCTCGGGCAAGGTCGACTGGTTCAACGGGCGGCCTTCCATGGTTCACCCGGATCACATGGTGCGCGAGGCGGATGCGGCCTCGATGCCGTTCGTCGAGCCGGTCTATCCATTGACGGCCGGGCTTTCGCCGAAGGTGCTGCGCCGTGCGATCGACGGGGCGCTCGAGACGCTTCCGGTGATCAACGAATGGATCGATCCCGGCATCGTCACGCGGCACGGCTTTCCGGATTTCCACGAAGCGCTACGGGACCTGCATACGCCCCAGTCCGCCGCCGATCTTGAGCCGCGCAACAGTTTCCGCAGCCGGCTCGCCTATGACGAATTGCTGGCGGGACAGCTGTCGCTTGCCATGGTGCGGCAGCGCATCCGCAAGCTTTCGGGCCGTCCCGTCATCGGCACGGGCAGGCTCAGCGGAAAGGTCAGCGCGAACTTACCGTTCAAACTGACCGGCGGACAACTCAAAGCCGTGGACGTCATCCTCGCCGACATGCGTGCCGACGAGCGCATGCTGCGGCTGCTGCAGGGCGACGTGGGCTCCGGCAAGACGGTCGTCGCGCTGATGGCGATGCTCGCGGCGGTCGAAGCCGGCGGCCAGGCGGTGCTCATGGCTCCGACGGAAATCCTCGCCCGGCAGCATCTGGCGACCATCGAGAAACTGACGGCCGGGCTCGAGATCGGCGTCGACATCCTCACGGGCCGCGCCGGCAGCCGCGAGCGGGCCGCCGTGCTTGGGCGGATCGAAAGCGGTGACGCGCAGATCGTCGTCGGTACCCATGCGCTTTTCCAGGACACGGTAACGTTCAAGGATCTGATGCTGGCAGTCGTCGACGAACAACATCGCTTCGGCGTTCACCAAAGGTTGCGGCTGACAGCCAAGGGCACCGCACCGCACATGCTGGTCATGACCGCAACGCCGATCCCGCGCACGCTCGTGCTGGCCGCCTTCGGCGATATGGACGTGTCGCGCCTTACCGAGAAGCCAGCCGGCCGCAAGCCGATCCAAACCGTCACCGTGCCGGACGAGCGGATCGGCGAGATGGTCGATCGGCTGAGCGCGGCGGTGGCGGAAGGCAAGAAGGCCTACTGGATCTGCCCGCTGGTCGAGGAATCGGAGGTGTCCGACCTCATGTCGGCCGACGAGCGGCACAAGCTCCTGGCCTCCGTCCTCGGGCCCAAGGTCGGGCTCGTGCACGGCCGCATGAGCGGGCCGGAGAAGGACGCCGCGATGATGGCGTTCAAGAACGGCGAGACGCGGCTCCTTGTGGCGACCACCGTCATCGAAGTCGGCGTCGACGTGCCGGACGCGACCATTATCGTGATCGAACATGCCGAACGCTTCGGGCTTGCCCAGTTGCACCAGCTGCGCGGGCGGGTCGGCCGGGGCGACGAGGCATCGTCATGCATCCTCCTCTATAAATCGCCGCTCTCCGAGACCGGCCGGGCGCGCCTCGGCGTGATGCGCGACACCGAGGACGGGTTCGTCATTGCCGAGGAAGATCTGAAGCTGCGCGGTGAAGGCGAGCTTCTCGGCACGCGTCAATCGGGCACGCCGGGCTTCCGTTTCGCGAGCCTGGAGACACATGGGGATCTGCTCGAAACGGCCCGCAACGATGCGCGATATATCCTGGAGACCGATCCCGAGCTTGCAAGCCCGCGGGGACAGGCGTTGCGTGCCCTGCTCTATCTTTTCCGCCGTGACGAGGCGATCCGGCTTCTGCGCGCCGGATGA
- a CDS encoding succinate dehydrogenase assembly factor 2, whose translation MTGTTVTSADLDPRRRRILFRAWHRGIREMDLMLGSFCDREIATMSEAEIAEFEGILALDDRELVKWVTGETPIPANYDTPLFTRIRAFDPEIFGTNRT comes from the coding sequence ATGACCGGTACGACAGTGACGAGCGCCGACCTCGATCCGCGCCGCAGGCGAATTCTCTTTCGCGCCTGGCACCGCGGCATTCGCGAGATGGACCTGATGCTCGGATCGTTCTGCGATCGCGAAATCGCGACCATGAGCGAGGCCGAGATTGCGGAATTCGAGGGTATTCTGGCGCTCGACGACCGCGAACTGGTTAAATGGGTGACGGGGGAGACCCCGATCCCGGCCAATTACGACACGCCGCTCTTCACCCGCATCCGCGCATTCGACCCCGAGATATTCGGCACGAACAGGACCTGA
- the mfd gene encoding transcription-repair coupling factor — protein MIEGLSLDLLTKNRTPVTLAHVPAGAEPLVIAEMARAGQAVAYVVSDGQRMGDIAQALAFVVPEIPVLQLSAWDCLPYDRVSPSTEAAARRISALTSLIGYQAKPHPAIALVSVNAMLLKAPPVSVIDGLGFTAKAGSQVGMDAIITRLAANGFERVSTVREVGEFAVRGGILDVYVPGAQEPLRLDFFGNTLESVRSFDPATQRTTGQAKTLDLNPMSEVTLTPETISRFRTNYLALFGAATRDDALYQAISEGRRYAGMEHWLPLFYDKLDTAFDYLKGFSFITDHLVAEAAAERSAQIKDHYEARRHAGEQSGKGQGTPYKPVAPDSLYLDASEVMARIDALHGIRMTPFDEPETSDRRVVTLQAKPGPRWARRVEEARQAGSADDERENLFATASRHIANKRADGKRVLVTGWSEGSLDRLLQVLSEHGLARIKRIEKLDDILKLAKGEAAAAILPLEQGFETGDLVVIGEQDILGDRLVRRARRKKRGSDYISEVAGLEEGAIVVHAEHGIGRFVGLKIIEAMGAPHDCLELHYAGDAKLYLPVENIELLSRYGSEGTEVTLDKLGGVAWQARKAKLKKRLLDMAGGLIRIAAERRMRSAPVLTTPEGLYDEFAARFPYDETEDQMNAIEAVRGDLGEGQPMDRLVCGDVGFGKTEVALRAAFVAAMNGVQVALVVPTTLLARQHYKTFAERFRGLPIRVAQASRLVGAKELALTKGEIASGKCDIVIGTHALLGSSIKFANLGLLIIDEEQHFGVKHKERLKELKSDIHVLTLSATPIPRTLQLAMTGVRELSLITTPPVDRLAVRTFISPFDALTIRETLLREHYRGGQSFYVCPRIADLEDVSAFLQSEVPELKVATAHGQMPPGQLDDIMNAFYDGQYDVLLSTTIVESGLDVPRANTLIVHRADMFGLAQLYQLRGRVGRSKVRAFALFTLPANRMIAPMAERRLKVLQSLDELGAGFQLASHDLDLRGAGNLLGEEQSGHIKEVGFELYQQMLEEAVAELKGEDEVRDTGWSPQIFVGTPVMIPEDYVPDLHLRLGLYRRLGEITDLSEIDDFGAELIDRFGPMPTEVQHLLKIVYIKALCRTANVEKLDAGPKGVVVQFRDKQFPNPAGLVQHIARLGNQAKIRPDHSVVFIRELPTPEKRLGGAAVIMNKLAEIVKAA, from the coding sequence ATGATCGAAGGCCTGTCGCTCGATCTGCTGACGAAGAACCGCACGCCCGTCACGCTGGCCCATGTGCCGGCTGGCGCAGAACCGCTCGTCATCGCCGAGATGGCGCGGGCAGGGCAGGCGGTCGCCTATGTGGTTTCAGACGGGCAGCGCATGGGCGATATCGCGCAGGCGCTTGCCTTTGTCGTGCCGGAAATTCCGGTGCTGCAATTGTCGGCCTGGGACTGCCTGCCTTACGACCGCGTTTCGCCGAGCACCGAAGCTGCCGCGCGCCGCATTTCCGCGCTGACATCCCTCATCGGCTACCAGGCCAAGCCACATCCCGCGATCGCGCTCGTGTCCGTCAATGCGATGCTGTTGAAGGCACCGCCGGTCTCCGTCATCGACGGGCTTGGTTTCACGGCGAAGGCCGGCAGCCAGGTCGGCATGGATGCCATCATCACCCGGCTTGCCGCAAATGGCTTCGAGCGTGTTTCGACCGTTCGCGAAGTCGGCGAATTTGCCGTGCGTGGTGGCATTCTCGACGTCTATGTCCCGGGTGCACAGGAGCCGCTTCGCCTCGATTTCTTCGGCAATACGCTCGAAAGCGTGCGAAGCTTCGACCCGGCGACGCAGCGCACGACCGGGCAAGCAAAGACGCTCGACCTGAACCCGATGAGCGAGGTGACGCTGACGCCGGAAACGATCAGCCGCTTCCGCACGAATTACCTGGCGCTCTTCGGCGCGGCCACTCGCGACGATGCGCTATACCAGGCGATCAGCGAAGGCCGCCGCTATGCGGGCATGGAGCATTGGCTCCCGCTCTTCTACGACAAGCTCGATACGGCCTTCGATTATCTGAAGGGCTTTTCCTTCATCACCGACCATCTCGTGGCAGAGGCAGCAGCCGAACGCTCGGCCCAGATCAAGGACCATTACGAGGCACGGCGCCACGCCGGCGAGCAGTCGGGCAAGGGGCAGGGCACGCCCTATAAGCCCGTGGCCCCTGATAGCCTTTATCTCGACGCATCGGAAGTCATGGCGCGCATCGATGCGCTGCACGGCATTCGCATGACGCCTTTTGACGAACCTGAAACATCCGATCGGCGTGTCGTGACGCTTCAGGCCAAGCCCGGCCCGCGCTGGGCGCGCAGGGTTGAGGAAGCCCGCCAGGCCGGCAGCGCCGACGACGAGCGCGAGAACCTCTTCGCCACCGCCTCGCGCCACATCGCCAACAAGCGCGCCGACGGCAAGCGCGTGCTCGTGACCGGCTGGTCCGAAGGGTCGCTCGATCGTCTATTGCAGGTGCTGAGCGAACACGGCCTTGCCCGCATCAAGCGAATCGAGAAGCTCGACGATATTCTGAAGCTCGCCAAGGGCGAGGCTGCGGCTGCGATCCTGCCGCTGGAGCAGGGCTTCGAGACGGGCGATCTCGTCGTCATCGGCGAGCAGGACATTCTGGGCGACCGGCTCGTTCGCCGCGCGCGGCGCAAGAAGCGCGGCTCGGACTATATCTCCGAAGTGGCCGGGCTGGAGGAAGGGGCGATCGTCGTCCATGCCGAGCATGGCATCGGCCGCTTCGTCGGCTTGAAGATCATCGAGGCGATGGGCGCGCCCCACGACTGCCTCGAGCTGCACTATGCCGGCGACGCCAAGCTCTATCTGCCGGTCGAGAACATCGAGCTTCTGTCGCGCTATGGTTCCGAGGGCACCGAGGTCACGCTCGACAAGCTCGGTGGCGTTGCCTGGCAGGCGCGCAAGGCCAAGCTGAAGAAGCGCCTGCTCGACATGGCGGGTGGCTTGATCCGCATCGCGGCCGAGCGCCGAATGCGCTCGGCCCCGGTCCTCACGACGCCGGAAGGCCTCTACGACGAGTTCGCGGCCCGTTTCCCGTACGACGAGACGGAAGACCAGATGAACGCCATCGAGGCCGTACGTGGCGATCTTGGCGAAGGCCAGCCGATGGATCGTCTCGTCTGCGGCGATGTCGGCTTCGGCAAGACGGAAGTTGCCCTTCGCGCCGCTTTCGTTGCGGCGATGAACGGCGTCCAGGTAGCGCTGGTCGTGCCGACAACGCTGCTTGCACGCCAGCACTACAAGACCTTTGCCGAGCGCTTCCGTGGCCTGCCGATCCGGGTCGCCCAGGCGTCCCGCCTCGTCGGAGCGAAGGAACTCGCGCTCACCAAGGGCGAGATCGCCAGCGGCAAGTGCGACATCGTCATCGGCACGCACGCACTGCTTGGCTCGTCGATCAAATTCGCCAATCTCGGCCTGCTGATCATCGACGAGGAGCAGCATTTCGGCGTCAAGCACAAGGAGCGGCTGAAGGAACTGAAGTCGGACATTCACGTGCTGACCTTGTCGGCAACGCCCATTCCGCGCACGCTGCAACTGGCCATGACCGGTGTGCGCGAACTGTCGCTGATCACGACGCCGCCGGTCGACCGCCTCGCGGTACGCACCTTCATCTCGCCCTTCGACGCGCTAACGATCCGTGAAACGCTGCTGCGCGAGCACTATCGTGGCGGCCAGAGTTTCTATGTCTGCCCGCGCATCGCCGATCTGGAGGATGTGTCAGCGTTCCTGCAGTCGGAAGTGCCGGAGCTGAAGGTCGCGACCGCGCACGGCCAGATGCCGCCAGGCCAGCTCGACGACATCATGAACGCCTTCTATGACGGCCAGTACGACGTGCTCTTGTCGACGACGATCGTCGAATCGGGCCTCGACGTACCGCGGGCCAATACCCTGATCGTTCACCGCGCCGACATGTTCGGCCTTGCCCAGCTCTACCAGCTGCGCGGTCGCGTCGGCCGCTCAAAGGTCCGTGCCTTTGCGCTCTTTACGCTTCCGGCGAACCGGATGATCGCGCCGATGGCCGAGCGCCGGCTCAAGGTGTTGCAGTCGCTCGACGAACTCGGTGCCGGCTTCCAGCTGGCCAGCCACGACCTTGATCTGCGCGGCGCAGGCAATCTGCTCGGCGAAGAACAGTCGGGCCACATCAAGGAGGTCGGCTTCGAACTCTACCAGCAGATGCTGGAAGAGGCCGTGGCCGAACTGAAGGGCGAGGACGAGGTGCGCGACACCGGCTGGTCGCCGCAGATCTTCGTCGGCACCCCGGTCATGATCCCGGAAGACTATGTGCCGGACCTGCATCTGCGTCTCGGCCTCTACCGGCGCCTGGGCGAAATCACCGATCTTTCCGAGATCGACGATTTTGGTGCCGAACTCATCGACCGCTTCGGGCCGATGCCGACGGAAGTGCAGCACCTCCTGAAGATCGTGTACATCAAGGCGCTCTGTCGCACGGCGAATGTCGAAAAGCTGGATGCGGGGCCGAAGGGCGTCGTCGTGCAGTTCCGGGACAAGCAGTTCCCGAACCCCGCCGGCCTCGTCCAGCACATCGCGCGGCTCGGCAACCAGGCGAAGATCCGCCCGGACCACAGCGTCGTCTTCATTCGCGAACTGCCGACCCCGGAAAAACGCCTCGGCGGCGCTGCCGTGATCATGAACAAGCTCGCGGAGATCGTGAAGGCGGCTTGA
- a CDS encoding DUF502 domain-containing protein, translating into MAEKPKRLPPTMRIRNYFLTGLIICAPLAITAYLTWSFIMWVDGWVKPYVPRVYNPDTYLPFSVPGFGLVAALIFITIVGFLTANIIGRTLIDVGESLLDRMPIVRSIYKGLKQIFQTVLAEQSNSFKQAGLIEYPRTGLWSIVFLATDTKGEIGHRLEERGEDTVSVFLPTTPNPTSGYLLFVERKDVIILDMTVEEAAKMIISAGLVAPDYQPKLKALAEAHRKDEPRPAA; encoded by the coding sequence ATGGCCGAAAAACCGAAACGCCTGCCGCCAACCATGCGCATCAGGAACTACTTCCTGACGGGCCTGATCATCTGTGCGCCGCTTGCCATCACCGCCTATCTCACATGGTCGTTCATCATGTGGGTCGATGGCTGGGTGAAGCCCTATGTGCCGCGGGTCTATAACCCCGACACGTACCTGCCGTTTTCGGTTCCGGGCTTCGGGCTCGTCGCGGCGCTGATCTTTATCACGATCGTCGGCTTCCTCACCGCCAACATCATCGGGCGCACGCTGATCGATGTCGGCGAAAGCCTGCTCGATCGCATGCCGATCGTGCGCAGCATCTACAAGGGCCTGAAGCAGATCTTCCAGACCGTGCTGGCCGAACAGTCGAATTCCTTCAAGCAGGCGGGCCTGATCGAGTATCCGCGTACCGGCCTCTGGTCGATCGTGTTCCTGGCGACCGACACAAAGGGCGAGATCGGTCATAGGCTGGAAGAGCGCGGCGAGGACACCGTGTCGGTGTTCTTGCCGACGACGCCGAACCCGACCTCCGGCTACCTGCTCTTCGTCGAGCGAAAGGACGTCATCATTCTGGATATGACGGTGGAGGAAGCGGCCAAGATGATCATCTCCGCAGGCCTCGTCGCGCCGGATTATCAGCCGAAGCTGAAGGCGTTGGCTGAGGCCCACCGCAAGGACGAGCCACGCCCGGCTGCTTGA